The DNA segment CCTCTCTGCTCATTATTCGTGACATCACTAAGGAAGTCAATTATCTTGAGGCTATTGAAGCTCAGAACCAGCAACTCCGCGAAATTGCCTGGACTCAATCCCATTCTGTAAGAAAACCGCTTGCAAATATTTTATCATTGACAGCACTCATCAGTGCTAAACCTACAGAGCTTCCCGATACCCAGCTGCTGACCTACCTGAGTGCATCCGCAAACGAACTGGACAGGTCTATAAAAAGCATAATTGAAAATGCACGGAGTGTCCATTGAATTGAACTAACCCTTATTTTGCCTTTTTTATCTGTTCCTCAAAACATTTCTTCATCTTTGAACATTCTTCCCGGAATTTTTTGTAAATAGTAAAATATAATATGACCACTGAGCAAAAGGCATGGGATGAATTTAGGTACGGGGATGAGCGCGCGCTAAAGTTTATATTTGATACCTATTACAAACTCCTCTTTAACTACGGACATAAGTTTACACCGGATGATCATATCATAGAAGATGTGATCCAGGACCTGTTTGTTAAACTTTGGGTAGACAAAGAACGGATTAATCCCACCGATTCTGTAAAGAATTATATCTACAAAGCTTTTAGACGGAGACTGATCAGAAAATTAGATTATGCCCCCAGAATTATGGCTTTTCCTGCAACGGAAGAAAAAATCGGGTTTGAAATAGAGCTGGGCCATGACCATCGCATGATCAGTTCTGAACGTACCATTAAGATTCAACACAACCTCGCTATTGCACTTGGTAAAATGACTCCGCGTCAGCGTGAGGTAATCCATTTGCGGTACTTTGAAGAAATGGATTTTAATGAAATTGCGGAGGTAATGCAACTTTCAACGAAAGCGACTTATAAACTGCTCTATCGGGCAATCGATGCGCTTAAACAACATCTTCCCAGGTTTGATTACCTGGTGATACTTTATTTGCTGGATCTCTCCAGGAAGTAGCCTGCTTACGTGGATAATTTACCGCCCTCAAAAAAAAAATAAATTGACTGGGGTAAAATCTGAATCCCGTGTGTATATATCATTAACAAATCATGAATGACTTGAATGCAACTGACTACAGCAGCTATGATACGCTGGATTTTTTTGAGGATGAAAACTTTATCCACTACATTTTGCATCCCGACGAAGGAAGTAAAGCCTATTGGCAGGACGTTTTGTCGAGACATCCCGATCGTGCCGTTGATATGAACGAAGCGGAGAACTGGATTGTGATGTTGCATGCACAGCAGGTATACACGCCTGAAAATAGCAGTGAGCCCTCATGGCAGCAAATCAGCGAACGTATTGCCAGACATGAGCACATCACAGTTAAATATGTGATTCCGCTTAAACGCGTAGGTAAGTGGGCCTCGGCTGTTGCCGCAGTCCTGATGGTCTATTTCATGGTCGCCGAACTGATGCAACAGGGTAAACAGGTTGTTCAATCCAGATACGGAGAACTGCGTAGCATTACCCTTCCGGATGCGTCAGTAGCTACATTGAACGGGAACAGTAAGATTCATTACGTTCGCGACTGGCGTTCTGACAAGCCAAGGGAAATATGGCTGCAGGGAGAAGCTGCATTTACCGTAAAACATGTAGCCCTTAAAAACAGGTTCCAGGAAGCAGATTCATTTAAGGTACACGTTAACGGTATTGAACTGACCGTGTTGGGCACAAAGTTTAACATTAAAGACAGGCGTGGGCAAACGGAAATATCTCTGCTGGAAGGAAGTCTGAGAATTGAAAAAACAGGAGTGTCAGCTTTTTCCAAAATCATGAAACCAGGGGATGTTTTTGTATACGATGGCAAACAAATTCAAAAGGAACTGCAAAAAAATGCAGTGGCAAATCAATCCTGGACAAAGAAAGAATTGCATGTTGATGGGTATACATTAAAAGATATCGCTGAAATCTTGGAAGATACTTATGGCTATCAGGTTACAATCAACGCATCAGATCTGACAGGAAGGCGACTTTCGGGTACCATCCCGTCCGGTAGTCCGGAAGATATCCTCTTTGTCGTAGAGAAAGTATTCGATGTAAAAATTATTAAAAATAAAAACCAGCTTATGATCACACACTAATGATAGCCTAACGCTCAACCGAAATCCTAAACCATAAACCAAACCAAACTAAATGAAAAGAAAACTACTGATTATCCTGGGAGTATTTCTCACTGTGGCCTTTGCACAACCCCTGCTGGCACAAGAGCAAATTACACTTCAAAGGGCATTAACCGAGATTCAGAAAGTCTACGGTACCAAATTTTCTTACCAGGCTGACCTTATCAATAATGTGAAGGTCAGTTTGAAGCTGCCATTATTAGCTTCAGAACCGGTAGAAAATGTGTTGAAAAGAGTATTATACCCAAATAAAATGCTTTTCCTGTACGTTCAGGAAAATTACTATACCATCATCAGAGATACACGCGAAGATGAACAGCAACAGGAAGCTGCCCGGCAAAATATACCGGAACCAAATTATAGAACCATTTCAGGAAAGGTTACCGACGAAAAGGGTAGGCCATTAATTGGTGTGACCGTATTTCCGGAGGGGATGGCGGTTAGGCAAGGAGTGATCAGCAGCAGCGATGGCAGCTACAACCTGCGTTTACTGGGGCCTGCCGATGCCATTGTATTTACTTACGTGGGTATGCAACCAAAAAAGATTGCCTTGGGAAAAAGCAATGTGATAAATGCCACGCTTTATAGTGAGCAGAATATGCTGGAGGAAGTTGCGGTTGTCTCTACAGGATATGCCAAAATACCAAAAGAACGTGCTACCGGCGCTTATGGCGTCATTAGTGCGAAGGAGATGAAAGAGGTGCCTTCAGTTAATCTCCTGGAGAAACTGGAAGGGTTAACTCCGGGGCTGGATGTCGACTTAAGAAACAATACCATCAGCATCCGCGGAAAAAACAGCTTTGGTTTAGGAACCAGCGTAAGCCCTTTAATTGTTATCGACGGATTTCCGGTAATGGATAACGAAGATCGTCGTCCTGCTTTATCTTACCTGGCTTCGGGTAATGGGACCAGCGGAAGCGCCATTCTGAACCGGTTTAATCCGGATGACATTGAGAGCATAACGGTGCTGAAAGATGCTGCTGCCGCTTCCATCTGGGGTGCGAAGGCCGCAAATGGGGTCATCGTCATTGAAACGAAAAAAGGAAAGAATACAGCTCCGGTAATTAGTTTTGGCACCAACCTAAGCATTTCTGCTCCGGCTGATCTGAACAACATTAAGGCGATGAACAGTGCGCAGTACATTGACCTGGAACGCGAACTGAAAGATTTGGGGTTTATAGCAGATCCGGCCGAAAAACCAAGCTGGGCGAGTTTTAATTCTAACAGACCTCAGAGTGAAGCCCTGGAATGGATGTTTAAAGTAGACCGTGGCACCGCTACAGCAGCAGAACGCGACGCGGCCCTGGCGGCCCTGGGACAGATTGACAACAGGAGCCAGATCAGGGATCTTTTGTTGCAAAGGGCAGTTTCTCAGCAATATAACCTTTCTCTATCCGGCGGAGCCAGCAAAAGCAGCTATTACCTGTCTACCAATTATACCAAAGACATTCCTGTGTTCCGTGGTAACAAGGCGGAAAGTTTCTTTGTGAATTCTAACCTGAACAGTAAATTGTTCAATGACCGCCTGGACCTGAGTTTTGGACTGAACTATAACTATTCCAACAGCGTCAATAACCCTGCAGCTCTCGATGCAATGGGACTTGGAGAAAAAGGTTTAAGACCCTATCAGCTACTCCGGGATGCCAACGGAAACAACATCTCCCGCGCTATCCGCTATAGAGATGAGGTAGTTCAGGATTTCATGAACAAGGGATACCTGTCATGGCGTTATTCGGCATTGGATGAACTGGATAAAACTGATTATAATCTGCAGTCTAATCAGTTGCGTTTCAACATGGGGGCAGATACTAAAATTATTGATGGCGTGAATTTCGTAGTTTCCGGAATGTTGCAGCGCAACATTGAGGAGACGAACAATGTGGATATGGTTGACAGTTATGGGGTCCGTGACATGTTGAACTACGCGACTACCTTAGACAAGAGTAGCGGGAAACTGGTAACCGGTATTCCATATGGAGGTGTTTTAGGACTGAGCAATTATAATGGATGGGAATATAGTCTGAGATCTCAGGTTAATGTGGATAGGAATATAGGTGATCTGTTGAACATTGCTTTCCTCGGTGGGGCAGAAATTCGTCAAAATAGACACCAGTATTCTTCTCAGCAACGTTACGGTTTCAATGAAGACATTTACCAGGATCGGATTGTTAATCCAACGGTGCCGTACGACAATGTAGATGGATGGCAATCAACACTGACTTATAACAACACGCTCAGAAAAAATATCAGTCGTGCATTATCGTATTATTCCAATATTGGCTTGTCTTTTCTGAATGGGAAATATGTGGCATCAGGAAGTCTTCGCTTTGACGATTTTACCATTACAGGCGCGTCCCGCAACCAGCGCGCAAAACCACTATGGTCTGCAGGTTTTAAATGGAATGCTAAAATGGAGCCTTTCGTTAAAGACCTCAACTGGCTTAGTGCACTTAATTTCAGACTAACTTACGGTGTTGCCGGAACTTTGCCCACCGGATCAGGGAGCGTCGTCAAGATCAACACCAGTTTGGACAACCTGACAAACGAAACTACTGCCGAAATCGAAAGTCCTGCAAACACTCAGATTTCCTGGGAAAAAGTTAAATCCTTTAACTTTGGGGTTGACTTTGGCATACTGAACAACCGACTGGCATTTAATATAGATGCCTATGCTAAAAGGACATCTGATATTTTATACAACCTTCCTTATAACTCCACCTATGGCTGGACAATGCTGCAGTTCAATAGCGCGAGTATGAAGAGCCACGGTTTCGAGTTGGGGATGCGTGCAAATGTGATCAGCCACAAAAATTATTCGTGGAATTCCGTCTTCAATTTCTCTTATAACACAAACGAAGTAACCGACAACAGGTTTAAGAAAAATACAACCGGCAACATCATCAATTCGTCTTTACCTACAGTAGGTTTACCAATGGATTACGTGTATGCCTACAGGTGGGCAGGGCTTGATGAGAAAGGCCAGTCCCGGATATTCAACAAGAATGGTGAAATCCTGAATGCAAACGTAGGTAATAACCAGCTGACTTCGGATGACCTGGTGTACATGGGTAGGGCTACTGCGCCTTATTTCGGTGGATTTAACAACGATTTCAGGTTCAGGCAATTCACCATGGGGGTGAGGATCTCCTATGCGATGGGCAACGTGATCAGAAAGCCTTCAGTGGAGAGCTATCCGGATTATTCACCTTATCAGGGCGCTATCGGGATGCAGTCTGACCTGGCCCTGCGCTGGAAGCAGGCCGGAGATGAAAAGTTCACCAACGTTCCCGGCTTAAAAGACATCAGTTTCAATAGCCTGAACAGGTATAAAAATGCAGACATCCTCATGATAAGTGGAAGTTACATTCGCTTACAGCAGATCTCCTTAGGCTATATTGCAACTACTGAACTGCTGAAACGTACCCCCTTTAAATCGGCTTCAATTAATGCCAGTGTAAGAAACCTGGGCCTGCTTTGGCGAAAAAATAAATATGGGGTAGACCCACTCTATATGGCCAGTACCAATTACAATAACCTGGCACCGGCGAAAGCATTTTTTATCAGTATTAACACATCGTTCTAACCGGGCGCATTCAAAGATATTTAAAATGAAAAAATTAACTTATAAAATCTGTCTTGGCCTGTTCCTCGTAGCCATCAGCTCCTCCTGCAGAAAATACGTCGAGGTGGACCGGTACGGTGAACGTACTTTGAAATATACGGAAGACTTTCAGTACCTCGTGAACAACCGGGGCAACTTTGAGAAATCTTATATTCTTCCGCTGGTAACCAATGATGACATGGCCAGCACAGACCTGAACCATCAAAATTCTATGGCTGCCGAAATCAAAGCGGCATATGTATGGGGTTCGGCTTTTTATGGTGATACACAATCAGACATTGGATGGAATAACCTCTATAAAAGTATCTATACCTGTAATGAGATTATTTTTAGTGTAATGTCCAGCCAGAAGGGGACTGATGCACAGAAGAAGGAAATTTATGCCGAGGCACTGGTGCAAAGGGCATTTGCCTATCTGATGCTGGCCAATCAATATGGCGAGGTTTACGATCCGGCAAAAGCGCAAAGTCAGGTTGGCATTCCTTTATTGACGACTCCTGATTTGTTTCAGAAACTGGAACGCAGTAGTCTTAAAAAGATATATGAGCAGATAATTTCAGATGTGGAACAAGCTATTCCTTCATTGCCTGATAGGGGAACCAATAATGGACATGCTGCAAAAGTATCCGCGTATGCTTTATTGTCGAGAACTCACCTATATATGAGGAACTTTAATCTTGCGGGAGAATATGCAGATAAAGCCCTGGCGATTAACAGTTCGCTCAACACTTTGGAAACGTATATTGGAAACACTGCATCTTTTCCGAGAAGACATGAGGACCCGGAAGTTTTGCTGTCAAGGCTTTCTGCAGGAAGTTTCTTTTCTCAGCTGAATCCGGAGCTGATCAACTTGTTTACTCCCGGAGATGTTAGGCGGGAACTGTTTACCGGTACAACTTTTGGCGTGCCGGGCACCGCATACATCCGTCCTCAGTTTAATGAATTTGCCAGCCATACCGGTCTTTCTGTACCGGAAATGATGCTCAACAGGGCAGAAGTATATGCCCGGGCCGGCGATGTATCGAAAACATTGGAACTATTAAATAAACTTAGAAAAACGAGAATCAAAGTGGCTGATTACCAGGAACTGTCGGTTTCCGGTCCTGCTGATCTGCTCCCGGCTGTGATCAACGAACGCAGAAGGGAACTGATGGGAACTGGTTTGCGTTGGTTTGACCAACGCAGATTAAACCTGGATCCTGAATTTGCAAAGCCTTATGTGCGTACGTTCCTCGGACAACAATATACTTTAAGTCCAGGCAGTAATCGGTACATCTACCCAATTGCACCTGCGGTGCTGGACCTCAACCCTGAAATACAACAAAGCCCAAGATAAATGAAAAAAACACTTTTTAGCACCTTATTTGTCCTTCTGTCCATATTTAGCTATGCACAGGACAGTAAACATAGATTAAACCTGAACCCCGCTTTACCAGTCGCGGGTAAACAATTAACACTGAAGTATGATGCCAGAGGAACTGACCTTGAATTTAGTGATGAGGTATCGGCCGTGGTACTCCTTTTTCATAATGCCACTCAATGGAAAGCCCATCCCATTACGCTGAGCAAAGTAAACGGAAGCTGGACCGGCAATCTGGTATTGCCTGCAGACGTTTCCTTTTTAACCTTAAGGTTTTTTCAGGGAAATGCAGACCAGCCTGAAGCTGCCGATAATAACGGCGGGAATGGATTTTACAGCCAGGTGCTGAGCCCTAAAAACAAACCGGTACAAGGAAATTACCTGGGAGAGGCAATGCTTTGTGTTGCGACAGACGAATTAAGACTATTTGCTACGCCTGAAAAGGACGGTGCAAGAGTGGAGCGCTTGCTGAAAAAGGAATCACAGATTCGGGGCGCAATCCCTACTGAAGATCAGTTGTCCGATATACAGCGCTACTATCAGTTTACCATTAAAGATACCCTTCGTGCAGAACAGTTGCAATCGGAAATTAAGTCCCGTTTTCCCAAAGGAAATACCGCGAGATTCATCAGTTTTCAGCGCGCGAATCAGGAAAAAGATCAGATGAAGTTTGTAGCTGGCCTGGAGCATTTCCTGGAAGAGTTTCCACTGGAAAAATGGCGTGAAAATCCAGGCTCCCAAGCCTACATCTATTATACGGTGTACCGTGCCTTAGCGACTGCGTATTTCGAGAATAAAGATTTTGATAAATTCCTGACCTTGTTTAAGCACATCGATTTCAAAACGGCCAACGAAATTTACCGCTGGAATCTGACAAAGACAGAAATGATGGGATCTGACGAGGAAAAGAAGGCACTTTTGCCTTTAAGCAGTAAGATCATGCCTTATCTGCTGGAACGG comes from the Pedobacter sp. FW305-3-2-15-E-R2A2 genome and includes:
- a CDS encoding sigma-70 family RNA polymerase sigma factor — translated: MTTEQKAWDEFRYGDERALKFIFDTYYKLLFNYGHKFTPDDHIIEDVIQDLFVKLWVDKERINPTDSVKNYIYKAFRRRLIRKLDYAPRIMAFPATEEKIGFEIELGHDHRMISSERTIKIQHNLAIALGKMTPRQREVIHLRYFEEMDFNEIAEVMQLSTKATYKLLYRAIDALKQHLPRFDYLVILYLLDLSRK
- a CDS encoding TlpA disulfide reductase family protein — translated: MKKTLFSTLFVLLSIFSYAQDSKHRLNLNPALPVAGKQLTLKYDARGTDLEFSDEVSAVVLLFHNATQWKAHPITLSKVNGSWTGNLVLPADVSFLTLRFFQGNADQPEAADNNGGNGFYSQVLSPKNKPVQGNYLGEAMLCVATDELRLFATPEKDGARVERLLKKESQIRGAIPTEDQLSDIQRYYQFTIKDTLRAEQLQSEIKSRFPKGNTARFISFQRANQEKDQMKFVAGLEHFLEEFPLEKWRENPGSQAYIYYTVYRALATAYFENKDFDKFLTLFKHIDFKTANEIYRWNLTKTEMMGSDEEKKALLPLSSKIMPYLLERKNDGSYREDFAGNDSLINQNVKEQLSDRIFTHISLCKAAGTYQEAADYLQELPEDKKYANADLNEMHLYILEKLGNLKEIKPLLEASIKSNAVTPLMFDKLKEIYLAEHNGLVQGYDNYLASLKSLDALSAMRHHVMENMVSHPLIPFSLENAEGKMVNSADWKDKIVVIDFWATWCRPCIMAFPGMQLLVDKYANDAAVAIYMIGTMQFGDYKKKSVDYVKSKGFRFNLLHDAVGEKGEQNQVFKSLTPLFNSSGIPRKIIVKNGIVRYSSEGYSGSPSQLMDELSMAIEILRAEK
- a CDS encoding SusC/RagA family TonB-linked outer membrane protein, with the protein product MKRKLLIILGVFLTVAFAQPLLAQEQITLQRALTEIQKVYGTKFSYQADLINNVKVSLKLPLLASEPVENVLKRVLYPNKMLFLYVQENYYTIIRDTREDEQQQEAARQNIPEPNYRTISGKVTDEKGRPLIGVTVFPEGMAVRQGVISSSDGSYNLRLLGPADAIVFTYVGMQPKKIALGKSNVINATLYSEQNMLEEVAVVSTGYAKIPKERATGAYGVISAKEMKEVPSVNLLEKLEGLTPGLDVDLRNNTISIRGKNSFGLGTSVSPLIVIDGFPVMDNEDRRPALSYLASGNGTSGSAILNRFNPDDIESITVLKDAAAASIWGAKAANGVIVIETKKGKNTAPVISFGTNLSISAPADLNNIKAMNSAQYIDLERELKDLGFIADPAEKPSWASFNSNRPQSEALEWMFKVDRGTATAAERDAALAALGQIDNRSQIRDLLLQRAVSQQYNLSLSGGASKSSYYLSTNYTKDIPVFRGNKAESFFVNSNLNSKLFNDRLDLSFGLNYNYSNSVNNPAALDAMGLGEKGLRPYQLLRDANGNNISRAIRYRDEVVQDFMNKGYLSWRYSALDELDKTDYNLQSNQLRFNMGADTKIIDGVNFVVSGMLQRNIEETNNVDMVDSYGVRDMLNYATTLDKSSGKLVTGIPYGGVLGLSNYNGWEYSLRSQVNVDRNIGDLLNIAFLGGAEIRQNRHQYSSQQRYGFNEDIYQDRIVNPTVPYDNVDGWQSTLTYNNTLRKNISRALSYYSNIGLSFLNGKYVASGSLRFDDFTITGASRNQRAKPLWSAGFKWNAKMEPFVKDLNWLSALNFRLTYGVAGTLPTGSGSVVKINTSLDNLTNETTAEIESPANTQISWEKVKSFNFGVDFGILNNRLAFNIDAYAKRTSDILYNLPYNSTYGWTMLQFNSASMKSHGFELGMRANVISHKNYSWNSVFNFSYNTNEVTDNRFKKNTTGNIINSSLPTVGLPMDYVYAYRWAGLDEKGQSRIFNKNGEILNANVGNNQLTSDDLVYMGRATAPYFGGFNNDFRFRQFTMGVRISYAMGNVIRKPSVESYPDYSPYQGAIGMQSDLALRWKQAGDEKFTNVPGLKDISFNSLNRYKNADILMISGSYIRLQQISLGYIATTELLKRTPFKSASINASVRNLGLLWRKNKYGVDPLYMASTNYNNLAPAKAFFISINTSF
- a CDS encoding FecR domain-containing protein, with the protein product MNDLNATDYSSYDTLDFFEDENFIHYILHPDEGSKAYWQDVLSRHPDRAVDMNEAENWIVMLHAQQVYTPENSSEPSWQQISERIARHEHITVKYVIPLKRVGKWASAVAAVLMVYFMVAELMQQGKQVVQSRYGELRSITLPDASVATLNGNSKIHYVRDWRSDKPREIWLQGEAAFTVKHVALKNRFQEADSFKVHVNGIELTVLGTKFNIKDRRGQTEISLLEGSLRIEKTGVSAFSKIMKPGDVFVYDGKQIQKELQKNAVANQSWTKKELHVDGYTLKDIAEILEDTYGYQVTINASDLTGRRLSGTIPSGSPEDILFVVEKVFDVKIIKNKNQLMITH
- a CDS encoding RagB/SusD family nutrient uptake outer membrane protein, producing MKKLTYKICLGLFLVAISSSCRKYVEVDRYGERTLKYTEDFQYLVNNRGNFEKSYILPLVTNDDMASTDLNHQNSMAAEIKAAYVWGSAFYGDTQSDIGWNNLYKSIYTCNEIIFSVMSSQKGTDAQKKEIYAEALVQRAFAYLMLANQYGEVYDPAKAQSQVGIPLLTTPDLFQKLERSSLKKIYEQIISDVEQAIPSLPDRGTNNGHAAKVSAYALLSRTHLYMRNFNLAGEYADKALAINSSLNTLETYIGNTASFPRRHEDPEVLLSRLSAGSFFSQLNPELINLFTPGDVRRELFTGTTFGVPGTAYIRPQFNEFASHTGLSVPEMMLNRAEVYARAGDVSKTLELLNKLRKTRIKVADYQELSVSGPADLLPAVINERRRELMGTGLRWFDQRRLNLDPEFAKPYVRTFLGQQYTLSPGSNRYIYPIAPAVLDLNPEIQQSPR